From a region of the Dictyostelium discoideum AX4 chromosome 2 chromosome, whole genome shotgun sequence genome:
- the fam49 gene encoding FAM49 family protein, translated as MGQLLSFINGNDHTEQIFIDFEHAQPSDDERELHKTVNEVLIRGPAIIDKLLAYAGCNEFIRRAITNPGPETEDAAWEAVLPSVDQLQEFYDFSLELETCFPKLLVALCKNDPKASLSNQQALAKQLADIFDFVLKFDDAKMVNPAIQNDFSYYRRTLNRMKLTKKDANIKIRDELANRMSLFFAYPTPMMKVLSETTVKFLSQDTTVPRDNVTTALATMANVCHDMVEKKKFTQDDLNMFCLRAMVGSIILFDHIHPQGAFVKKSPVNIKPCIVTLKDSNTQSSPGLLNALRFTTIHLNDVDTPGAIKQLLLLD; from the exons ATGGGTCAATTACTTAGTTTTATCAATGGAAATGATCACACTGAACAAATTTTCATAGATTTCGAAC atGCTCAACCATCAGACGACGAAAGAGAACTTCATAAAACAGTTAATGAAGTTTTAATTAGAGGTCCAGCTATCATCGATAAACTTTTAGCCTATGCAGGTTGTAATGAATTCATTAGAAGa gCAATTACCAATCCAGGTCCAGAAACTGAAGATGCTGCATGGGAAGCTGTACTCCCATCAGTTGATCAACTCCAAGAATTCTACGATTTCTCTTTAGAATTGGAAACTTGTTTCCCAAAACTTTTAGTTGCTCTTTGTAAAAACGATCCAAAAGCATCTTTATCAAACCAACAAGCCCTCGCTAAGCAACTTGCCGATatctttgattttgttttgaaattCGATGACGCAAag atgGTTAACCCAGCAATTCAAAACGATTTCTCATATTATCGTCGTACTCTTAACAGAATGAAATTAACCAAAAAGGATGCAAACATTAAAATTCGTGATGAATTAGCAAATAGAATGTCATTATTCTTTGCTTATCCAACTCCAATGATGAAAGTTCTTTCCGAAACTACTGTTAAATTCCTTTCACAAGATACAACTGTACCAAGAGATAATGTTACTACCGCTTTAGCAACAATGGCAAATGTTTGTCACGATATGGTTGAGAAAAAGaa aTTCACACAAGATGATCTCAATATGTTTTGTTTAAGAGCTATGGTTggttcaattattttattcgATCATATTCACCCACAAGGTGCTTTTGTAAAGAAATCTCCAGTTAAT attAAACCATGCATTGTTACACTTAAAGATTCCAATACTCAATCATCCCCAGGTTTATTAAATGCTTTAAGATTTACAACTATCCATTTAAACGACGTAGATACACCAGGTGCCATTAAACAATTGTTATTACTTGATTAA
- a CDS encoding Kelch repeat-containing protein: MTNNSNIENCNTIYDKQITQFKINRNGSSGCGSSNESGSLLISIKIEHILEFPDEVLLTILSFLEPNDIKNIYLSSRYLSSFCFENKIWKAICKRKWSSSPIFKRKPITNWRSYYLKKKGFMDLSGGLSWIEIFSSSGDKPSPRYQNTCTSVGNEIYFIGGQDHPENRFNTIHKFNCTTQEFTRLIPTGSSPPKFARHTSTVIGSKIYSHGGFDGFSQHFGLFVYCTIENRWETLSPTGDIPISRTNHASTSIGDNFYIFGGMYKNGSDLVFLNDLFEYNTIENKWTQLKGTGDHPPQKCGHKLFNFGGKLLLFGGGYGSQWDIKYNDVHIYDRSLNRWTKVKTKGEINVCTFTVSWSVGPFLFIYGGQSVKDDLLTNDLYMLDTVNMEWSSINTNCTPFPRDMGSGVLVGSTLYMFGGFSSTPLDSLFSLDLLKDENLNISPSPNI; the protein is encoded by the exons atgacgaataatagtaatattgaaaattgtaATACAATTTATGACAAACAAATAactcaatttaaaattaatagaaatGGTAGTAGTGGATGTGGAAGTAGTAATGAAAGTGGATcacttttaatttctattaAAATCGAACATATCCTTGAATTTCCAGATGAAGttttattaacaattttaTCATTCTTAGAAccaaatgatattaaaaatatttatttatcaagTAGATATTTATCAAG tttttgttttgaaaataaaatttggaaaGCAATTTGTAAAAGAAAATGGAGTTCAtcaccaatttttaaaagaaagccaattacaaattggagaagttattatttaaagaaaaaaggaTTTATGGATTTATCAGGTGGATTAAGTTGgattgaaatattttcatcatcaggTGATAAGCCATCACCAAGATATCAAAATACATGTACATCAGTtggaaatgaaatttatttcattGGTGGACAAGATCATCCAGAGAATAGATTTAATACAAttcataaatttaattgtacTACACAAGAATTTACAAGATTAATACCAACAGGTAGCTCTCCACCAAAATTCGCCAGACATACATCAACAGTGATTGGCAGTAAAATTTATTCTCATGGCGGTTTCGATGGATTTAGTCAACATTTCGGACTATTTGTATATTGTACCATTGAAAACCGTTGGGAAACCCTCTCGCCCACTGGTGATATACCAATCTCAAGAACCAATCATGCCAGTACATCAATTGgtgataatttttatattttcggTGGAATGTATAAAAATGGTAGTGAtttagtatttttaaatgatttattcgAGTATAATACTATAGAGAATAAATGGACCCAATTAAAGGGTACTGGCGACCACCCACCTCAGAAATGCGGTCATAAGCTATTCAATTTCggtggtaaattattattatttggtggtGGATATGGCTCACAATGggatattaaatataatgatgTTCATATCTATGACAGATCTTTAAATAGGTGGACAAAAGTTAAAACAAAGGGAGAAATCAACGTTTGTACATTTACTGTTAGTTGGAGTGTTGGTCCATTTCTTTTCATCTATGGTGGTCAATCTGTTAAAGATGATCTATTAACTAATGATCTCTATATGTTAGATACTGTAAATATGGAATGGAGTTCTATCAATACAAATTGTACACCTTTTCCACGTGATATGGGTTCTGGTGTATTAGTTGGTTCAACACTTTATATGTTTGGTGGTTTCTCTTCAACACCATTAGATAGTTTATTCTctttagatttattaaaagatgaaaatttaaatatatcacCTTCtccaaatatttaa
- a CDS encoding hypothetical protein (Similar to Dictyostelium discoideum (Slime mold). TRFA), protein MKNYNNNTAHLKALQAEISKKKFIRRYLCKKIVEDRIEDQYNKKEQEQKEIEQKLKLEQEQKEIELKKQQQSLLTEEQRLQQEQQEMEQRQKTITLKREKLQKKVNSLKDLQQQQQSKIIVQKEILETLESNKNTLFLLLKTVMAEERRQTEIQKALFLKKQQQQQQQFLYQQQQQQQQQQQQQQQQQQQQQHDQQQQQHDQQQDQQKQHDQQQHQEQQPQQQQFNNNPNFNGNTTNNSNQFMNGQNIQFNNNDIHQSQPQPQSQPQPQPQPQPQPQPQPQPQPQPQPQPQQPQPQPQPQQQQQLQFSSNNNGTFNNNNNYNNGSFNNNNNNNNNNNNNNSGFINSSNGNNFNSYNNNSGNSNNNNNNNNNNNVSQYSNGVNGNNNNYNNGFNNNINGSIDNNNNNNTTNSNNVYNYQNKSYSVDDRSSYNHKPNFMQPSSPSMQGQYYPSTKPITGMSPLSPFSSPVSPSQTLFINNSNSNSNVNSFNNNNNNNNSSNNSNNSNNSNRISPNLTSSNMYRNDKDQFYNSNNSNKGNYNNANNNSNNNNNRFYEKDRDQYNNNNINNNNNNNNNNSNNNNNNNNNNNNNNNNNNINNNNNNNGNGYHYQNYNNNDNRGYNNNRRSDNDNSYEDGSSNNNNYNNNNRGHPYKNNYHHNNNRRIYNNNNWKSQTN, encoded by the coding sequence atgaaaaattataataacaatacaGCACACTTGAAAGCATTGCAAGCAGAGatttcaaaaaagaaattcattAGGAGGTATTTATGTAAAAAGATAGTTGAAGATAGAATTGAAGaccaatataataaaaaagaacaagaacaaaaagAGATTGAACAAAAGTTAAAACTTGAGCAAGAACAAAAAgagattgaattaaaaaaacaacaacaatcacttTTAACAGAGGAACAAAGAttacaacaagaacaacaagagaTGGAACAACGtcaaaaaacaattactCTAAAAAGAGAAAAGTTACAAAAGAAagttaattcattaaaagatttacaacaacaacaacaatcaaaaattattgttcAAAAAGAGATACTTGAAACATtagaatcaaataaaaatacattattccttttattaaaaactgtTATGGCCGAAGAAAGAAGACAAACCGAAATTCAAAAAGCATTATTCTTAAAaaagcaacaacagcaacaacaacaatttttatatcaacaacaacagcaacaacaacagcaacaacagcaacaacagcaacaacaacaacaacaacaacatgaccaacaacaacaacaacatgaCCAACAACAAGaccaacaaaaacaacacgatcaacaacaacatcaagagcaacaaccacaacaacaacaatttaataataatccaaattttAATGGTAATACTACTAATAACAGCAATCAATTCATGAATGGTCAAAACATacaattcaataataatgatattcatcaatcacaaccacaaccacaatcacaaccacaaccacaaccacaaccacaaccacaaccacaaccacaaccacaaccacaaccacaaccacaaccacaaccacaacaaccacaaccacaaccacaaccacaacaacaacaacaattgcaattttcaagtaataataatggaacttttaataacaacaataattacaataatggtagctttaataataataataataataataataataataataataataatagtggctTCATTAACTctagtaatggtaataattttaacagctataacaataatagtggtaacagcaacaacaacaacaacaataataataataacaacgtTAGTCAATATAGTAACGGGGTTAAtggtaacaataataattataataatggcTTTAATAACAACATAAATGGTAGTAttgataataacaacaataataatactactaatagtaataatgtaTATAATTACCAAAATAAATCTTATTCAGTAGATGATAGATCATCATATAATCACAAACCAAATTTTATgcaaccatcatcaccatcaatgCAAGGTCAATACTATCCTTCTACAAAACCTATCACTGGTATGTCCCCATTATCACCTTTTTCATCACCAGTTTCACCATCGCAaactttatttataaataattcaaattcaaattcaaatgtaaattcatttaataataacaataacaataataatagttcgaataatagcaacaacagcaataaCAGTAATAGAATCTCACCCAATTTAACAAGTAGTAACATGTATAGAAATGACAAAgatcaattttataatagtaataactcAAATAAaggaaattataataatgcaaataataattcaaataacaataataatagattcTATGAAAAAGATAGAGATCaatacaataataacaatatcaataataataataataataataataataatagtaataataataataataataataataataataataataataataataataataatattaataataataataacaataatggtaatggttatcattatcaaaattataataataatgataatagaggttataataataatagaaggtctgataatgataatagttaTGAAGATGgaagtagtaataataataattataataacaataatagagGGCAtccatataaaaataattatcatcACAATAATAATCGTagaatatataataataataactggAAAAGTCaaacaaattga
- the sppA gene encoding S1P phosphatase encodes MEKIKKQNNIGSYSSDKDGEYKKFRFSKTSIRGFLLKEYEREVPIIVKIQSYRNKFLDFYFKMASILGEEVFFILALPISTWCVATQLGVELCVVLALTIGGGNILKNTFTLPRPPPNIVWTNTAHQKDHGLPSTHTASAFGLTFYFLIYTYFLFPTIGESFNISLLSMFFIVLFWSTSVMFSRLYNGHHTPMDVIAGLIVAITSILATTYQLRYFIEGMVLSETFLFGPMLYIAILSAILFFHPQANTGPTPAYPETGLVCGASLGSLISLWLHAQHPCPLMNQELLLLEANYDSIVSTIHSIPLLLHGSRILIGLVLVGIAKVFSKKFFFFAYDLVIRANTNNEQSQPITTVSFDPNKKIIVTPTIEAFSKLFVYTCVSFTIVSMPYLFYYLNIQTSADVTRYY; translated from the exons atggaaaaaataaaaaaacaaaataatatagGAAGCTATAGTAGTGATAAAGATGGTGAATATAAAAAGTTTAGATTTTCAAAAACCTCAATTAGAGGTTTTCTATTAAAAGAATATGAAAGAGAAGTACCAATTATTGTTAAAATTCAA agttatagaaataaatttttagatttttattttaaaatggcAAGCATTTTAGGAGAAGAAGTATTTTTCATATTAGCATTACCAATTAGTACATGGTGTGTTGCAACACAATTAGGAGTTGAATTATGTGTGGTGTTAGCACTTACAATTGGTGGTGGAAATATACTAAAGAATACATTTACATTACCTCGTCCACCACCAAATATAGTTTGGACCAATACAGCACATCAAAAAGATCATGGTTTACCATCAACTCATACAGCATCAGCATTTGGTTTAactttttactttttaatttatacttATTTCCTTTTCCCAACAATTGGtgaatcttttaatatttcactTTTATCtatgttttttattgtattattttgGTCAACAAGTGTAATGTTTAGCAg attaTATAATGGTCATCATACACCAATGGATGTTATTGCAGGTTTAATTGTCGCAATTACATCAATATTAGCAACAACATATCAACTTAGATATTTTATTGAAGGAATGGTATTATCTGAAACCTTTTTATTTGGACCAATGCTTTATATTGCAATTTTATCAGCAATTTTGTTTTTCCATCCACAAGCAAACACTGGACCAACACCAGCATATCCAGAGACTGGTTTGGTTTGTGGTGCAAGTTTAGGTTCTTTAATTAGTTTATGGCTTCATGCTCAACATCCATGTCCATTAATGAAtcaagaattattattattagaagcTAATTATGATTCAATAGTTTCAACAATTCATTCAATTCCATTATTACTTCATGGTAGTagaattttaattggtttggTTTTAGTTGGTATAGCAAAAGTTTTCTCAAagaaattctttttctttgctTATGATTTGGTAATTAGagcaaatacaaataatgaaCAATCTCAACCAATCACTACAGTTTCATTCGatccaaataaaaagatCATAGTCACTCCAACAATTGAAGCTTTCTCAAAATTGTTTGTTTACACTTGTGTTAGTTTCACTATCGTTTCAATGCCATacttattttattatttaaatattcaaactTCTGCTGATGTAACAAGATATTATtag
- the ppp4C gene encoding protein phosphatase 4 catalytic subunit: MSSDLDRQIEQLKRCEIIKESEVRALCSKAREILLEEGNVQRVDSPVTICGDIHGQFYDLKELFKVGGDCPQTNYLFMGDFVDRGFYSVETFLLLLALKVRYPDRITLIRGNHESRQITQVYGFYEECVRKYGSVTVWKYCTEIFDYLSLSALVDGKIFCVHGGLSPSINTLDQIRAIDRKQEVPHEGPMCDLMWSDPEDIPGWNGSPRGAGFLFGEDVVQKFNHDNNLEFICRAHQLVMEGFKYMFNETLVTVWSAPNYCYRCGNVAAILQLDENLKKNFAIFEAAPQESRGAPAKKPAPEYFL; this comes from the exons aTGTCATCCGATTTAGATAGACAAATTGAACAACTCAAAAGATGTGAAATCATCAAAGAGAGTGAAGTTAGAGCATTATGTTCAAAAGCAAGAGAAATCCTTTTAGAAGAAGGAAATGTTCAAAGAGTAGATTCACCAGTAACT ATTTGTGGTGATATTCATGGTCAATTCTATGATTTAAAAGAACTTTTTAAAGTTGGAGGAGATTGTCCACAAACCAATTATCTTTTTATGGGAGATTTTGTAGATAGAGGATTTTATTCAGTAGagacatttttattattgttggcATTAAAAGTTAGATACCCAGATAGAATTACATTGATTCGTGGTAACCATGAATCTAGACAAATCACTCAAGTCTATGGTTTCTATGAAGAATGCGTTAGAAAGTATGGTAGTGTTACAGTTTGGAAATATTGTACAGAGATTTTCGATTATCTCTCACTTTCTGCTTTAGTTGATGGTAAAATATTTTGTGTTCATGGTGGTTTATCTCCATCAATTAATACTTTAGATCAA attagGGCAATTGATAGAAAACAAGAAGTACCACATGAAGGACCAATGTGTGATTTAATGTGGTCAGATCCAGAGGATATACCAGGATGGAATGGTAGTCCAAGAGGTGCAGGTTTCTTATTTGGTGAAGATGTCGTTCAAAAGTTTAATCACGATAACAATTTAGAATTTATATGTAGAGCGCATCAATTAGTAATGGAAGGTTTCAAATATATGTTTAATGAAACATTAGTCACCGTTTGGTCTGCTCCAAACTATTGTTATAGATGTGGTAATGTTGCTGCAATTTTACAACTCGACGAAAATCTTAAAAAGAACTTTGCAATCTTTGAAGCTGCTCCTCAAGAATCAAGAGGTGCACCAGCTAAAAAACCTGCACCTGAAtactttttataa
- the ndufa5 gene encoding NADH dehydrogenase (Similar to ubiquinone~Similar to ubiquinone), which produces MSIHLIKKSTGITGLKVEPNARHILAGLYNQLLKKLEILPPTAGYRKSAELETKFRLGVIENETDIVKIENKIYAGQIEELIVQAKNDLKVVDLVHESRAWELPDKNKPPVVIYSSK; this is translated from the coding sequence ATGAGTATccatttaatcaaaaaatcaaCTGGTATTACAGGTTTAAAGGTTGAACCAAATGCAAGACATATTTTAGCAGGTTTATACAATCaacttttaaagaaattagaaaTCCTCCCACCAACTGCAGGTTACAGAAAATCAGCAGAACTCGAAACCAAATTCAGATTAGGTGtcattgaaaatgaaactGATATcgttaaaattgaaaataaaatatatgcTGGTCaaattgaagaattaattgttcaagctaaaaatgatttaaaagttGTCGATTTAGTCCATGAAAGTAGAGCATGGGAATTACCAGACAAAAACAAACCACCAGTTGTCATATATTCAAgcaaataa